The genomic interval AGGCGCCAAGGAACCCGTCCCGGTCGGAGCTGCGTAACCCGGTCCGGAACGCGTCGAGATGGCACTTCGCGGCAGTCGCGGCGCCTGACATTGCCGCGAAATGCCATCTCGGCGGCTACCCGGCCGTCCCGAGGCGCAGCGTCAGCGTGCGGGCCTCCGGACGAAGAGCGAAGTCCGGCCAGACGTCCGGCCCGCAGGCCCGTGAACCCAACCCATGCTGGGCGGCGTCCAGGTAGAGGTAGCTGTGCTCGCTCGGGGGCAACTCGTGGGGATGGGCCGCTGCGCTGACCTCCTGTGCGGTGTGACGGGCCAAGGTGAAGCCGGGCCGGCGGCCGCGGGCATCCGCCACCGTCTCGATCTTCAGCCAGGGCGCGCCCGCGTTGTTCAGCTCGAGAGAACGCACGGCACTGCGGTGCCCGCTCTCCTGGGGCTTCGCGTACGGCACCGTGAGGTCGTCGATGGCTGCCGAGTACCGCCCGATCAGTGCCGCGTGCATGCTGTCCGGATACGATTCCCGGGGCCCGGCACCAAACCAGGAGGCGCCGTCCACGGAGCCGGGCAGATCGAACCTGACCCCGATGCGCGGCCAGATCATGTCCCAACCGGCACTGGGGACGATGTCCAGGCGCAGCCACAGCTCCCCATCGGCGAGCTGCCATTGTTCTTCGACCGTCACGGAGTCTGCGCTGTCGGCCGGCGCGTACCGTGTCCGGACCGCCACGGCTGATTCGTTCGCCGAGATCTTTTCCACCCGGGCGGTCAGACGGTCCAGACCGGCTTTACGCCACACCTCGGCCGACGGCGGGGCCGGCACGCCGTTTCCGTTGTTCAGCCACGGGTCGGCGAGATCGTAACTGCCGTGGCCCGCTCCGCCGTCGTTATCCGTCGGTGCGCGCCAGAGCTCCAAGCGGGGACCGGCCACCGATAAGCCGCCCAGCGACACGAGCCGGCCCTCCTCGAAGACAGCCGGTCCGAGGGTTACCTTTCTGGTTGCCGAGGATTCGGCACCCGCAGACTCGGCCCCCAGGGAGCCGGTCCGGCCTGCGGAAGCCAGCGGGCGCGGCGACTGAACCGGTGCCGCATGCTCCGAGAGATCCAGCTGGGCGGCTGAAATCACGTGCCCGGCCGGAGCCCAGTCGGTGTCTTTGCGGAGCACGGCTTCAACGGTGAGCCAGTGCTCTCCTTTACCTGAGAAAGCAAACGCCGGTAGCTCCAGCTGCGCCGACTCTCCGGCCGCGAGGGCCTTGCCGGACGTGCCGGCCACTGCCAGCTCGCCCGAGTCACTGCGGATGCCGTCCACTTCGGTCCGCCACTGGAGCACAACGTCGGAGGCGTCCGCCGAGTGCCGCAGATTGGCGACTGTGATGAACGGCCGCGCACCGCCGTCGGACGCTGTTCCATTGGGCACCTTGGTGCCGAAGCGCAATCGGATCGGCGCCACGATCTGCTTGTATTCGAACAGTCCCGGGCTCGGTGTCGAATCGGAGAGGACCATTCCGTCCATCACGAAGTTGCCGTCGTGGATGACCTCGTTGAAATCGCCGCCATAGGCGAAGAATTCGATTCCGTCGTCCGTGCGTGTGCGGATGCCGTGATCCCGCCATTCCCAAACGAACCCACCGTGCAGCCGTGGGTAGCGGTCAACGAGGTCCTCATACTGGTCGATGGCGCCGGGGCCGTTGCCCATCGCATGAACGTACTCGCACAGGATGAAGGGCTTGGTCCGCTGGCGTGCGGACTCTGCGGCGGAACAGCCCAGCAGCAGCGAGCCGGAATCGTCGCGCCCGATCGCCTCGGTCTCGGGGACGGAGGAGTACATCCGCGAATAGATGTCCGTGTACGCGCCGCTGTAATCGCCCTCATAGTGGACCGGGCGTCCGGTGTCGCGGGCATGGGCCCACGCGGCCATTGCGGCGAGGTTGGCGCCCGTGCCGGCCTCGTTGCCGAGCGACCACATGATGATGGAGGGGTGGTTCTTGTCGCGCTCGACGGTTCGCTCGATGCGGTCCACGAAGGCGTCATGCCAGGCGGGATCGTCGCTGGGATTGCCGGCCCATTGCTGGGCATGGAATCCGTGCGTTTCGAGGTCGCACTCAAGCACCACCCAGAACCCCATCTCATCGGCCAGGTCCAGCAACCGGGGATGGGGCGGATAGTGGCTGGTGCGGATCGCATTGACGTTGAACTGCTTCATAAGGGCCAGATCGGCGCGGGCAAGCTCCTCGTCGAAGACGCGGCCCCGGTCGGGATGCGTCTCATGGCGGTTCATGCCGTGGAACACCACCCGCCGGCCGTTCACCAAAAAGCGGTCCCCCACGATTTCCACGGTACGGAACCCCAGCCGGAGGGAGAGCGTTTCGGCAGCGCTGCTCACCGTTGCGTCATACAGCCGCGGGATCTCGGCAGACCAGGGTTCGACGGCGTCGATCGCCACCGGGGCGACGTCCGCAGCGGAGTTCCACGTGACGTCCACGCCCAGCTCCGGCACGGACAGCGTCACCGGAAAGGCGTCACCGTTTGCCGTGATTTCAGGGTCAATGGTGCCGGCGCCCGAATCACGAGTCCCGGAATCACCGGAGCCGCTGAACGAGGTGCGCAGCCAGACGTCATCGATGCCGCCCGCCGGCCGTGCCTGGAGCGTCACGTCGCGGAAGATGCCAGGCAGCCACCACTGGTCCTGGTCTTCGAGGTAGCTCGACGCCGACCACTGGTGCACACGGACCGCCACCACATTCGTCCCCGGGCGCACCGCATCGGTTACGTCGAACTCCTGGGCCAGCCGGCTCCCGACGCCGACGCCGATCGGCACCCCGTTGACCCATACCTTGTACCGCGACTCGACGCCGTCGAACCTCAGTAGGATCCGTTCGGCTTCGGTCCATGCCTCCGGCAGGTCGAACGTGCGCCGGTAGTCGCCGGTGGGATTCTCGTCGGGAACGTTGGGCGCATCGGTGGGGAAGGGAAAGCGGACATTCGTGTAGATGGGCCGCCCATAGCGACCGTCGCCTTCCAGTACCCAATGCGCCGGGACGGCGATCTCGTCCCACGACGAGTCATCGAAGGCCTCCTCGGCGATGCCCTCGACAGCCTCGCCGGCGGGAAGCGCGCCGCGGCCCCCGGGGGTTCCCGGTGCGCCGGGCAGGAGCCGGAAGCGCCAGTTGCCGTTGAGCGAGCGGGTGGGAGCATTGCTGTGGAGCCAGGAACGGGCGGCTGTCCGCCGGCCCGAACCCGGTCCGCGGTCGATGATGTAGGAGGCATCGGCGGTGCGCCCGGATGCTGTGGACTGGGACATTACTTAACTGCTCCTTCTGTAAGTCCGCCGCGCCGGAAACGCTGCAGACCACCATGGCAAGACTGTGAGGTCCGGCACATCCGGGACCGATACGAGAAAGGCTAACACAAAACTCGAGTGGTCACTCGAGTTTAGGTTTGTCGCACAAATCCGGCTGTACACTGGCTTGCCATGACCACAAACGAGTCGGGCAGGCCCTCCCGGCGGGGACCGTACGCGAAGTCGACGGAACGCCGGAACGCGATCCTTGCTGCCGCCCACGCCGTCTTTGCGGCCCACGGGTACCGCGGAGGCTCCCTGCAGGACGTTGCCGACCACGTCGGAATGAGCCAGACGAGCCTCCTGCATTACTTCCCGTCCAAAAGCGATCTGCTGCTGGCCGTGCTCAACTGGCGCGACTCGATCACCGGAGATGGCACAACGCCTCCCGATCCAGGGGAAACGCTCGTTGACGCCGTGATCCGCCAGGCACGCTTCAATGAGGAGATCCCGGGCGTCATTGAGTTGTACACCGTCCTGTGTGCGGAATCCGTCACGGACGGCCACCCGGGTCGCGAATTCTTCACCGAACGATTTGAACGGCTGCGGCGGAGCTACGCGCGTCGGTTCACCCAACTGGCCAACGAGGGGCGGCTCCGCGACGGCGTCGAACCGGAAACCGCGGCGGCATCATTGATTGCGCTGTGGGACGGCATCCAGACGCAGTGGCTGCTATCGCCCGAGAGCGTGGACATGGCCGGGTGCCTGCGTGGCTACCTTGAGCTGGTCATCTCCCCGAATAGCACCACGCATCATCCCAACTAGGGAGGGAGGGGCGGGTGGGTTTACCGGAACGCGCCAAGGCCGGTGATGTGCTGACCCAGGACGAGCATGTGGACCTCGTCGGTGCCCTCGTAGGTGCGGACTGATTCCAGGTTGGCAGCATGCCGGAGCGGCGAATAATCAAGCGTGATGCCGTTGCCGCCGAGGATGGAACGGGCTTCGCGGGCGATCTTGATGGCCTCGCGCACGTTGTTCAGCTTGCCCAGCGAGATCTGCTCGGGCCGCAGCTTCTTTTCGTCTTTGAGGCGCCCCAGATAGAAGGCCAGCATGGTGCCCTTCTGGATCTCCAGCAGCATGTTCACCAGCTTCTCCTGCGTCAGCTGGTACCCGGCCAGCGGCTTGCCGAACTGCAGCCGGTCCTGGGAATAGGCCAGGGCGGCCTCGTAGGAATCACGTGCGGCGCCCATAGCACCCCAGATGATCCCGTAGCGGGCCTCGTTCAGGCACGTAAACGGCCCGCGCAGGCCCAGCGCAGCCGGCAGCATGGCCTCCGGTCCCAGCCGGACGCCGTCGAACACCACATCGCACTGGATGGAAGCGCGCATGGACAGTTTCTGGGTGATGGGCGTGGCGGTCACGCCCGGCGTACCGGCCGGCACCAGGAAGCCCCGGACGCCGTCGTCGGTTTGGGCCCACACCACCATCACCCCGGCCACGGAGGCCAGTCCGATCCAGCGCTTGGCACCGTCGAGGACCCAGCCGGCGCTGTCCCCGGTGCCGTCCCGGCGGGCGAAAGTGGTCATGGAGGACGGGTCGGAGCCTGCCGTGGGCTCGGTCAGGGCGAAGCAGCCGATCACCTCGCCGGCGGCCATCCGGGGGAGCCACTCCTGCTTCTGGTCCTCCGAACCCCATTTGTGGATGGCCGTCATGGCCAGGGACCCCTGCACCGACACGAAAGTCCGGATCCCGGAATCGCCGGCCTCGAGTTCCATCGCGGCCAGGCCGTATTCGACGGCGGACCGGCCGGGGCAGCCATAGCCTTCCAGGTGCATCCCCAGGACGCCCAGCTCGCCGAGTTCGGGAGCGAGCTCCAGCGGAAAAACGGCGTCGTCATACCAGCGGGCGATGTTCGGCTTGATCCGCTGGTCGGTGAAGTCGCGGATCCGCTGACGGAGCGCACGTTCGTCAGCGCTCAGCAGCGCATCAAGGGCCAGGATGTCCGATGGGTCCGGTGCGGCAAGTACTTCGGCAGTGACATCAGCGTCGCTCATCTGAGTATCTTAGGCCGACGTCGGTGTGGCAGCCGCCGCCGGCGGCTTCCCGGTGAAGTATTCCCGCGTTGACGGCAGGAACCGGCAGACAACGGCCAGGACGACACCCAGGGCCAGGAGCACCACGCCGCTGACAAACGCCCCGCCGACGCCGAAGATCTGCGTGTCCCCGTAGGCCGGATCCCACATCTGGACGGCTGAAATGAAGAACGCCGCAGTGAGGAGCAGTGCACCGAGCAGCGGAAGGATGCCCCGGAACCAGAGGTTGCGGGCCGATTCCCGGAAAGTGCCCCGGAAATACCAGAAGCACGCAAAGCCCGTCAGTGCGTAGTAGAAGGCGATGAACAGGCTGATGGCGCTGATGGAATCGGAGAGCACGTTTTCGCTGAGGAAGCTCATGGCCACGTAGTACACGACGGCCGCTGCGCCCATGACCTGGGTGGAGAATCCAGGGGTCTGGTTCCGGGTATGGACTTCGCCGAACTTCGGCGGCAGCGCGCCGTGCACGCCCATCGACAGTGTGCCGCGAGCCGTGGGCAGGATGGTGGTCTGCGTGGACGACAGGACCGAGGCCAGTACGGCCACTACAATCAGCCAGCCCCACGGGCCCAGGACCACGTCCTTCATGGCCAGGAAGACGTCGGACTGGTTCGCTTCGTTGCCCAGGCCAATGCCCTCGGTGCCAACCGTGGCGTACATCATGACCAGGAGGGCCACCGAGACGTAGATGACCACCAGGACAAAGGCCGAAATGACGGCGCCGCGCCCCGGCGTGGTGGTCGGGTTTTCGGTCTCCTCGTTCACAGCCAGGCAGGTATCCCAGCCCCAATAGATGAACAGGGCAAGCAGCGAACCGTGCACCACGGCGAACGGGTCCGCGAAGGCGCCGGCCGGGTTGAACCACTCAAAATCGAACGCCTGGCCTTCCGGAGCCCCGCCCGCGATCCGCACAATGATGGCCAGCGCGAAGATGCCCAGCGAGACATACTGCACGTAGGTCAGAACCCGCTGGACATGCTCGCCCAGCCGGATGCCCCGGTAGTTCACCAGGGTCATAAAGACAATGAACAGCACACCCGTGGCGGTGACCACCACCTTGTTTTCCGCCAGTGAGCCGTCGCCGATCAGCAGCCACAGGTACTGGCCGGCCACCTGTGCCAGGTTGGCCAGGACCACGATGCCGGCCAGGGCAACCCCCCAGCCGCCCAGCCAGCCGGCCCACGGGCCGAACGCCCGGCGGGACCAGGTGAACGTGGTGCCGCAGTCCGGCATGGCGCTGTTCAGCTCCCGGAAGGCGTACGCGATGAACAGGACGGGGATGAACCCGAGGATCAGGATCAGGGGAGTGTAGTTTCCGTTGACGGCCACGATCAGGCCCAGCGTGGCGGCCAGCGAATACACGGGCGCCGTGGATGCCAGGCCCAGCATGACCGAGTCGCCGAGGTCCAGGATCCCCGCCCGGAGCCCCTTGTCGGGGACGGCACCGCCGGACGGTCCGCCGGAAGCGCCGCCCGCCGTCGTCGTCTCCGCACTCATCCGGTCACCGGGCTCTGGAATATCAGGGTGCTCATAGTGCGATACCTGCTTTGCTGGAGTGGGCCTGCGCTGAAAGCGGCGCCGGGGCGTCAATGGTGTTGGGCACAAAACGGCAGAAGTAATCGGTGATGGGGCCATCCGATTCGCGGATCCCGCAGCCCACGGACTCTCCGTCCACCACC from Pseudarthrobacter sp. SSS035 carries:
- a CDS encoding glycoside hydrolase family 2 TIM barrel-domain containing protein, producing MSQSTASGRTADASYIIDRGPGSGRRTAARSWLHSNAPTRSLNGNWRFRLLPGAPGTPGGRGALPAGEAVEGIAEEAFDDSSWDEIAVPAHWVLEGDGRYGRPIYTNVRFPFPTDAPNVPDENPTGDYRRTFDLPEAWTEAERILLRFDGVESRYKVWVNGVPIGVGVGSRLAQEFDVTDAVRPGTNVVAVRVHQWSASSYLEDQDQWWLPGIFRDVTLQARPAGGIDDVWLRTSFSGSGDSGTRDSGAGTIDPEITANGDAFPVTLSVPELGVDVTWNSAADVAPVAIDAVEPWSAEIPRLYDATVSSAAETLSLRLGFRTVEIVGDRFLVNGRRVVFHGMNRHETHPDRGRVFDEELARADLALMKQFNVNAIRTSHYPPHPRLLDLADEMGFWVVLECDLETHGFHAQQWAGNPSDDPAWHDAFVDRIERTVERDKNHPSIIMWSLGNEAGTGANLAAMAAWAHARDTGRPVHYEGDYSGAYTDIYSRMYSSVPETEAIGRDDSGSLLLGCSAAESARQRTKPFILCEYVHAMGNGPGAIDQYEDLVDRYPRLHGGFVWEWRDHGIRTRTDDGIEFFAYGGDFNEVIHDGNFVMDGMVLSDSTPSPGLFEYKQIVAPIRLRFGTKVPNGTASDGGARPFITVANLRHSADASDVVLQWRTEVDGIRSDSGELAVAGTSGKALAAGESAQLELPAFAFSGKGEHWLTVEAVLRKDTDWAPAGHVISAAQLDLSEHAAPVQSPRPLASAGRTGSLGAESAGAESSATRKVTLGPAVFEEGRLVSLGGLSVAGPRLELWRAPTDNDGGAGHGSYDLADPWLNNGNGVPAPPSAEVWRKAGLDRLTARVEKISANESAVAVRTRYAPADSADSVTVEEQWQLADGELWLRLDIVPSAGWDMIWPRIGVRFDLPGSVDGASWFGAGPRESYPDSMHAALIGRYSAAIDDLTVPYAKPQESGHRSAVRSLELNNAGAPWLKIETVADARGRRPGFTLARHTAQEVSAAAHPHELPPSEHSYLYLDAAQHGLGSRACGPDVWPDFALRPEARTLTLRLGTAG
- a CDS encoding APC family permease, whose product is MSAETTTAGGASGGPSGGAVPDKGLRAGILDLGDSVMLGLASTAPVYSLAATLGLIVAVNGNYTPLILILGFIPVLFIAYAFRELNSAMPDCGTTFTWSRRAFGPWAGWLGGWGVALAGIVVLANLAQVAGQYLWLLIGDGSLAENKVVVTATGVLFIVFMTLVNYRGIRLGEHVQRVLTYVQYVSLGIFALAIIVRIAGGAPEGQAFDFEWFNPAGAFADPFAVVHGSLLALFIYWGWDTCLAVNEETENPTTTPGRGAVISAFVLVVIYVSVALLVMMYATVGTEGIGLGNEANQSDVFLAMKDVVLGPWGWLIVVAVLASVLSSTQTTILPTARGTLSMGVHGALPPKFGEVHTRNQTPGFSTQVMGAAAVVYYVAMSFLSENVLSDSISAISLFIAFYYALTGFACFWYFRGTFRESARNLWFRGILPLLGALLLTAAFFISAVQMWDPAYGDTQIFGVGGAFVSGVVLLALGVVLAVVCRFLPSTREYFTGKPPAAAATPTSA
- a CDS encoding TetR/AcrR family transcriptional regulator, yielding MTTNESGRPSRRGPYAKSTERRNAILAAAHAVFAAHGYRGGSLQDVADHVGMSQTSLLHYFPSKSDLLLAVLNWRDSITGDGTTPPDPGETLVDAVIRQARFNEEIPGVIELYTVLCAESVTDGHPGREFFTERFERLRRSYARRFTQLANEGRLRDGVEPETAAASLIALWDGIQTQWLLSPESVDMAGCLRGYLELVISPNSTTHHPN
- a CDS encoding acyl-CoA dehydrogenase family protein → MSDADVTAEVLAAPDPSDILALDALLSADERALRQRIRDFTDQRIKPNIARWYDDAVFPLELAPELGELGVLGMHLEGYGCPGRSAVEYGLAAMELEAGDSGIRTFVSVQGSLAMTAIHKWGSEDQKQEWLPRMAAGEVIGCFALTEPTAGSDPSSMTTFARRDGTGDSAGWVLDGAKRWIGLASVAGVMVVWAQTDDGVRGFLVPAGTPGVTATPITQKLSMRASIQCDVVFDGVRLGPEAMLPAALGLRGPFTCLNEARYGIIWGAMGAARDSYEAALAYSQDRLQFGKPLAGYQLTQEKLVNMLLEIQKGTMLAFYLGRLKDEKKLRPEQISLGKLNNVREAIKIAREARSILGGNGITLDYSPLRHAANLESVRTYEGTDEVHMLVLGQHITGLGAFR